The Chloroflexota bacterium genomic interval GAATGCCTTCTTTTGCATCGGCTTGGGCTGACAGAGTCCTGACTGGAAGGTTTCGGTTTTTGCGCAGAGTCGCTGTTGCCCGTGTTCTTCCTATTAGGGGCGATGTAGAGGAGATGGGCTTTGAATGCTACCGAAACGGTAGCGGAGTCATCTTAATGCAACACATAATGGTCTGGCGCAGATCGCTTCTTTGCGCACCACGATGGCATGCTGCTGACACCCCTTGAAGACTTCCTCTCCCAATAGTCCTGGAAACCAGAGAGAAGAATTCCCAGCTCACGTCGAATGCTGATGACAACGAATTTTTTCACAAAGCGTATTCTCTGCCGAGAAAGAACTCTTCGCTGCCTTGCAACCTTCCTGACCTCTTGGCAGGGTGGTGTAGTTGTCTTTGGGGTTTGTGTTGTGCTTCAATGGAAGTCGGACAATCAGCTTTGAGGAAAAATGTTAGGCCCTCCTGGGGAAGTATAATGATCGATAGGAGGGAGTAATACTGTGGAGAGAAGTCAAGGTAGGCACATGAGTGCTGAAGAGAAGCTGAGGGTAGTGGAGGAGGGGAGGGGGTCGGGGGCCACGATAAGCGAGGTATGCCGACGCCATCAGATTGCCTACACCCAGT includes:
- a CDS encoding transposase; this translates as MERSQGRHMSAEEKLRVVEEGRGSGATISEVCRRHQIAYTQ